The DNA sequence TCAGCTGACCCGCGCGGTCAACACCCGGCCAGCGCGGTCCGCACGAGGGTGTCGAGCAGGGTCCGGTAGTCGACTCCGGAGGCCGCCCACATCTGTGGGTACATCGATATCGGGGTGAATCCCGGCATGGTGTTGACCTCGTTGATCACCGGCCCGTGGTCGGTGACGAAGAAGTCGACGCGGCTCAGCCCACGCGCGTCCAGGGCGTGGAACGCCTCGACGGCCAGGGCCCGAAGGCGATCGGTCTCCGCGGCGGGGAGCCGCGCGGGCAGGTCGAACGTGCAGACGTCGTCGAGATACTTCGTGTCGAAGTCGTAGAAGGAGTCGCCCTCCGTCTCGCCGTCCAGACCGGTCGGCTCCCCGGGGATGTGCAACTCGGCGGGCAGGCTCGCCTCCACCCGGCCGTCCGGATACTGCAGAACGCCGCATTCGACCTCGCGACCCACGATGGCCGCCTCGATGATGACCTTGGGGTCGAACCGGCGGGCCTCGGCGATGGCCGCGTCGAGTTCTCCCCGGTCGCTGACCTTGGTGATCCCGATGGACGACCCACCGCGGGCGGGCTTGACGAACAACGGCAACCCGAGCCGGTCCACCTCCGACTCCGGCACCGGCCCCGACCCGGGACGCAACACGACCTGCTCGCCGATCGGCAGTCCGGCCGCACCCAACACCACCTTGGTGAACTCCTTGTCCATTCCGGCCGCGCTGGCGAACACCCCCGGGCCCACGTATGGGACGCCCGAGAGCTCCAACAGCCCCTGGACGGTGCCGTCCTCCGCATGGGTGCCGTGCATGACGGGGAACACCACGTCCACCCGGGCCACCTCGTCGCCGGCGCGCTCACCGTCCAGGAACCGCAGGACCCCGCGGTCGTCGGCGGACAGGCCGAGTGCCACCCGGGGTCGACCCGGGTCGACCTCCGGCAGCACACGGTCGATGATCCGCAGGCCCGAGACGTCGTCGGGACCCAGGGTCCACGTCCCCGATCCGGTGATCCCGACCGGGACCACCTCGTAGACGGCTGGGTCGAGGTGTGCCATGACGGCACCGGCGGACACGCAGCTGACGGAGTGCTCCGAGCTACGCCCGCCGTACAGGACGGCAACGGTGATGCGATTCACCGGGCCGAGGCTACTCGGGCTTGGTGCTGCGTCTCATGAGGCGCACCGCCACCTCGACGGCGTCGCCCCCCTCGTGGCAGATCTCGTGGACGGCCTCGGTCAGGGGCATCTCGACCCCTACCTGCCGGGAGAGCGCACGGATCGACGTACAGGACTTGACCCCCTCCGCGACCTGGCCGTTGGTGGCCTCCTGTGCCTGCTCCAGGGTCTCGCCCCTGCCCAGTCGCTCTCCGAAGGTGCGGTTGCGGGACAGCGGCGAGGTGCAGGTGGCGACCATGTCGCCGAGACCCGCGAGCCCCGCGAAGGTCATCTGGTTGGCTCCGAGCGCCACTCCCAGCCTCGTCGACTCCGCCAATCCGCG is a window from the Dietzia sp. JS16-p6b genome containing:
- a CDS encoding D-alanine--D-alanine ligase family protein, which produces MNRITVAVLYGGRSSEHSVSCVSAGAVMAHLDPAVYEVVPVGITGSGTWTLGPDDVSGLRIIDRVLPEVDPGRPRVALGLSADDRGVLRFLDGERAGDEVARVDVVFPVMHGTHAEDGTVQGLLELSGVPYVGPGVFASAAGMDKEFTKVVLGAAGLPIGEQVVLRPGSGPVPESEVDRLGLPLFVKPARGGSSIGITKVSDRGELDAAIAEARRFDPKVIIEAAIVGREVECGVLQYPDGRVEASLPAELHIPGEPTGLDGETEGDSFYDFDTKYLDDVCTFDLPARLPAAETDRLRALAVEAFHALDARGLSRVDFFVTDHGPVINEVNTMPGFTPISMYPQMWAASGVDYRTLLDTLVRTALAGC